In one Chitinivibrionales bacterium genomic region, the following are encoded:
- a CDS encoding Ppx/GppA phosphatase family protein yields the protein MFSIAVIDIGTTSIRMTVAIVEPDGAARPLEFLQQAVSLGKDTFTKGYIERGTIEECVHCLKNFRRVLLEYGITREDRVRAVATTAVREAQNRDAFIDRVYIATGLRIETLDDMDVARLTYLSARSLLKRDPMLSRGQIVICEMGGGSIEMLLMAKGNIVATHSFRPGALRLREVLEKFHAPLARQRTLMENEIRRAIAQILHSVPPAAIKTMIALGGDMRIAANRLIPDYNPLVPTRVLLGALEKFTEETLSLSVNDCVRKYKIPFPDAETLSPALLFYCMLGRAFSLKSLVVSDISMRHGILLEMAKAEPSGDDFARQIIRSAWEVAKKYGVEESHARHVVSLSAALFASLKEEHLLGPWYGLLLSVAGILHDAGVFISARSHHKHSMYLIQNSELFGLSRRDILLVALIARYHRRAAPKPEHREYADLDREGRLAVAKLAAILRVADALDRSHSQRIAGIECRREKDRFVIAVPNADDLTLEQLALQNKGDMFEDVYGMSVAVEKKPDKSS from the coding sequence GTGTTTTCCATCGCCGTCATTGACATCGGCACCACCTCGATACGCATGACCGTCGCCATTGTAGAGCCGGACGGCGCGGCGCGGCCGCTGGAATTCCTGCAGCAGGCGGTGAGCCTGGGAAAAGACACGTTCACCAAGGGGTACATCGAAAGGGGAACCATCGAGGAGTGCGTGCACTGCCTCAAGAATTTCCGAAGGGTGCTTCTTGAATACGGCATCACGCGCGAAGACCGGGTCCGCGCCGTGGCGACCACGGCGGTGCGCGAGGCGCAGAACCGGGACGCGTTCATCGACCGCGTGTATATCGCGACCGGCCTCCGCATCGAGACGCTCGATGACATGGACGTGGCGCGACTCACCTACCTCTCCGCGCGATCGCTGCTGAAAAGGGACCCGATGCTGTCCCGCGGCCAGATTGTCATATGCGAAATGGGCGGCGGCAGCATCGAGATGCTCCTGATGGCAAAAGGCAACATCGTCGCCACGCACTCGTTCCGGCCCGGCGCGCTCAGGCTGCGCGAGGTGCTCGAGAAATTCCACGCGCCTTTGGCCCGGCAGCGCACGCTCATGGAAAACGAAATACGGCGCGCCATCGCCCAGATCCTGCACAGCGTCCCGCCGGCAGCCATAAAAACCATGATCGCGCTCGGCGGCGACATGCGCATCGCCGCGAACCGGCTGATACCGGATTACAATCCGCTCGTCCCGACCCGCGTTTTGCTTGGCGCGCTCGAAAAGTTCACCGAGGAAACGCTGTCGCTGTCGGTAAACGACTGCGTGCGCAAATACAAAATTCCGTTCCCTGACGCCGAGACGCTCTCGCCCGCGCTGCTTTTTTACTGCATGCTGGGCCGCGCGTTTTCACTCAAAAGCCTCGTCGTGTCCGACATCTCCATGCGGCACGGCATCCTTCTGGAAATGGCCAAAGCGGAACCATCGGGCGACGATTTCGCCCGGCAGATCATACGGTCCGCGTGGGAAGTGGCGAAGAAATACGGCGTCGAGGAGTCGCATGCACGTCATGTGGTGTCGCTTTCGGCCGCGCTCTTTGCAAGCCTCAAGGAGGAGCACCTGCTCGGCCCGTGGTACGGCCTGCTGCTTTCGGTGGCGGGAATTCTGCACGACGCAGGCGTGTTCATTTCGGCGCGGAGCCACCACAAGCATTCGATGTACCTTATCCAGAACAGCGAGCTGTTCGGGCTTTCGCGGCGCGACATCCTTCTCGTGGCGCTCATCGCGCGGTACCATCGCCGCGCAGCGCCCAAGCCGGAGCACAGGGAATACGCGGACCTTGACAGAGAGGGAAGGCTCGCCGTCGCCAAGTTGGCCGCCATCCTGCGGGTCGCGGACGCGCTCGACCGCTCGCACAGCCAGCGCATCGCGGGAATCGAGTGCCGCCGGGAAAAGGACCGGTTCGTGATCGCGGTGCCCAACGCGGACGACCTCACCTTAGAGCAGCTCGCGCTGCAGAACAAGGGAGACATGTTCGAAGACGTGTACGGCATGAGCGTGGCGGTTGAGAAAAAGCCCGATAAATCCTCGTGA
- a CDS encoding geranylgeranylglyceryl/heptaprenylglyceryl phosphate synthase gives MKSNTVFEAIRKKASAKAPAYWVLLDPDDFSPKDGAAIAKAAQTAGADALLVGGSLLHTNRFDAFVASVKKGVKIPVILFPGDATQLSGHADALLYLSLISGRNPVNLISEHVKAAPTIKQLGIEPISTAYMLVESGTVTSVEFMSNTRPLPRNKPAIAAAHALAAQYMGMKLIYLEAGSGALHPVPDEMISLVSSVVDIPVIVGGGIRDARTAKEKIRAGADIIVTGNLLQAKGGIAAMKEIAAAIKNI, from the coding sequence ATGAAATCAAACACGGTGTTCGAGGCGATCCGGAAAAAAGCGTCCGCGAAGGCCCCCGCGTACTGGGTTCTTCTCGACCCCGACGACTTTTCCCCCAAAGACGGCGCGGCCATTGCGAAGGCCGCCCAGACGGCGGGCGCCGACGCCCTGCTCGTCGGCGGCAGCCTGCTGCACACCAACCGCTTCGACGCGTTTGTCGCATCTGTCAAAAAGGGCGTGAAAATCCCGGTGATTCTTTTTCCCGGCGACGCGACCCAGCTTTCGGGTCACGCCGACGCGCTGCTGTACCTTTCGCTCATTTCCGGCCGCAACCCGGTGAACCTGATCAGCGAGCACGTGAAAGCGGCGCCGACCATAAAACAGCTCGGCATAGAACCTATTTCAACGGCATACATGCTCGTGGAATCGGGAACCGTGACCTCCGTCGAATTCATGAGCAACACCCGTCCCCTTCCCCGCAACAAGCCAGCCATCGCGGCGGCCCATGCGCTCGCCGCGCAATACATGGGAATGAAGCTTATCTATCTTGAGGCGGGCAGTGGCGCGCTCCATCCCGTGCCCGACGAGATGATTTCGCTGGTGAGCTCCGTGGTCGACATCCCGGTGATCGTCGGCGGCGGCATCCGCGACGCGAGGACCGCGAAGGAGAAAATCAGGGCCGGCGCCGACATCATCGTGACCGGCAACCTGCTGCAGGCAAAAGGCGGGATTGCGGCGATGAAAGAAATCGCGGCCGCGATCAAAAACATTTAA
- the alaS gene encoding alanine--tRNA ligase — translation MTKSGNQIRQEFIDFFKSKGHLFVPSAPVIPQDDPTLLFTNAGMNQFKAIFLGENRQGYTRVANSQKCMRVSGKHNDLEEVGRDHYHHTFFEMLGNWSFGNYYKKEAISWAWELLTEVWKLHKDRLFVTVFESDDEAEKLWKSETDIEHWRIMRFGEKSNFWEMGDTGPCGPCSEIHYDIGDAKDRKQVFNDPVRGVNGANDRFREIWNLVFIQYNRGKDGKLSELPSKHVDTGMGLERVVSILQNTTSNYGTDLFLPIIAELAKKSGKPYSADASGTPFRVIADHIRALVFAITDGGVPSNEGRGYVLRRLLRRASRFGRELRFHEPFLFSLVPVVVNMMGDAFPEIKQRTGYVSDVIRSEEERFGATLEQGIEKFGQILAGLDKSKAKTVPGGDVFMLYDTYGFPMDLTRLMAEEKGYAVDEKGFEKEMGKQRERARDAAKKGDESGLTAEGWVTLRQVQGTQFVGYESDTAQCNVCRYKITVSDGPRIRECLLILDKTPFYAESGGQVGDAGVLTTARGTVLRVSDTIKWNDMTVHIAASGESFGADELKEPVRAEILSTDRRHTRRNHSATHLLQAALRKVLGTHVQQSGSRVAPESLRFDFTHHKALTPDELRKVEDMVNEWVLADFPVATAVKSTDEAKKEGAMALFGEKYGETVRVVSMGGVSKELCGGTHVSSTGTIGLFHITAEMSIAAGVRRIEAITGMNSVKYLSLKESTVSELCRMLKVNEDALVNRVEGLGGRIKELEQKMAGLSQGQVKGRADAIIAEAQAKKAICSWTMKDLGATDKETFSSLCDAISDAIKSRNLGGLAVILGASIEGRVLFFATAGQKAVKDCGVHCGELVKAAAQIAGGSGGGSPTRAQAGGKNPEKLGEALAAVREILEKKAGQHV, via the coding sequence ATGACCAAATCAGGGAATCAAATACGGCAGGAATTCATAGACTTTTTCAAAAGTAAAGGCCACTTATTCGTTCCTAGTGCACCGGTCATCCCGCAGGACGATCCTACTTTATTATTCACCAACGCGGGAATGAACCAGTTCAAGGCGATATTCCTCGGCGAGAACCGGCAGGGCTACACGCGCGTGGCAAACTCGCAGAAATGCATGCGTGTGTCCGGAAAGCACAACGACCTCGAGGAAGTGGGACGCGACCATTACCATCACACATTTTTCGAAATGCTCGGCAACTGGTCGTTCGGCAACTATTACAAGAAAGAGGCGATTTCCTGGGCGTGGGAGCTGCTCACCGAAGTATGGAAACTGCATAAGGACCGGCTGTTCGTCACGGTGTTTGAGTCCGACGACGAGGCGGAAAAACTGTGGAAATCCGAAACCGACATCGAGCACTGGCGCATCATGCGTTTCGGCGAAAAATCCAACTTCTGGGAAATGGGCGATACCGGGCCGTGCGGCCCGTGCTCGGAAATCCATTACGACATCGGCGACGCAAAGGACCGCAAGCAGGTGTTCAACGATCCCGTAAGGGGCGTCAACGGCGCCAACGACAGGTTCCGCGAAATCTGGAACCTCGTGTTCATCCAATACAACCGCGGCAAGGACGGAAAGCTTTCCGAACTGCCGAGCAAGCATGTCGACACGGGCATGGGCCTCGAACGGGTGGTTTCGATTCTCCAGAACACCACCTCCAACTACGGCACCGACCTCTTCTTGCCCATCATCGCCGAGCTCGCGAAAAAGAGCGGCAAGCCGTATTCCGCCGACGCGTCCGGCACGCCGTTCCGCGTCATCGCAGACCACATCCGCGCGCTGGTGTTCGCCATAACCGACGGCGGCGTGCCGTCGAACGAGGGCCGCGGCTACGTGCTGCGCCGGCTGCTGCGGCGCGCCAGCCGCTTCGGACGCGAACTCCGGTTTCATGAACCGTTTCTGTTCTCGCTCGTTCCGGTCGTGGTGAACATGATGGGCGACGCATTCCCCGAAATCAAGCAACGCACCGGCTACGTTTCCGACGTCATCCGCTCGGAAGAGGAGCGTTTCGGCGCCACGCTCGAGCAGGGCATCGAAAAGTTCGGGCAGATCCTGGCGGGGCTTGACAAATCAAAAGCGAAAACCGTCCCCGGCGGCGACGTGTTCATGCTGTACGACACCTACGGTTTTCCCATGGACCTCACGCGGCTCATGGCCGAGGAAAAAGGCTACGCCGTCGACGAAAAAGGCTTTGAAAAAGAAATGGGCAAGCAGCGCGAGCGCGCACGTGATGCTGCCAAGAAAGGCGACGAATCGGGGCTCACCGCCGAAGGCTGGGTGACCCTGCGCCAGGTGCAGGGAACGCAATTCGTGGGATACGAAAGCGATACGGCGCAGTGCAATGTGTGCCGCTACAAAATCACGGTATCGGACGGGCCGCGCATTCGCGAATGCCTTCTCATCCTCGACAAAACCCCGTTTTACGCCGAATCGGGCGGACAGGTGGGCGACGCCGGCGTGCTGACCACGGCCAGAGGCACGGTCCTCCGCGTTTCAGACACCATCAAGTGGAACGACATGACCGTGCACATCGCGGCCTCTGGCGAGTCCTTTGGTGCGGATGAGTTGAAAGAACCGGTGCGGGCCGAGATCCTTTCCACCGACAGACGCCATACGAGGCGCAACCACAGCGCCACACACCTGCTACAGGCCGCGCTGCGGAAGGTGCTCGGCACGCATGTGCAACAGTCGGGCTCGCGGGTAGCGCCGGAATCTTTGCGGTTCGACTTTACCCACCATAAAGCATTAACTCCTGACGAGCTCCGCAAGGTGGAGGACATGGTGAACGAGTGGGTGCTTGCCGATTTTCCCGTGGCCACGGCGGTGAAATCAACCGACGAGGCGAAAAAGGAAGGCGCTATGGCGCTGTTCGGCGAAAAATACGGGGAAACCGTGCGCGTGGTGAGCATGGGCGGCGTCAGCAAGGAATTGTGCGGCGGCACGCATGTTTCTTCGACCGGAACCATAGGGCTGTTCCACATCACGGCCGAAATGAGTATCGCGGCCGGCGTGCGCCGCATCGAGGCAATCACGGGAATGAATTCCGTGAAATACCTTTCGTTGAAGGAATCGACCGTCTCCGAACTGTGCCGCATGCTTAAGGTGAACGAAGACGCGCTTGTCAACAGGGTGGAAGGGCTCGGCGGGCGCATCAAGGAACTTGAACAGAAAATGGCGGGGCTTTCCCAAGGACAGGTGAAAGGCCGGGCGGACGCAATCATCGCCGAGGCGCAGGCGAAAAAGGCAATCTGCTCCTGGACCATGAAAGACCTCGGTGCGACGGACAAGGAAACCTTTTCCTCCCTCTGCGACGCCATTTCCGACGCAATTAAAAGCCGCAACCTCGGTGGCCTCGCCGTCATACTCGGTGCTTCCATTGAAGGCCGCGTTCTCTTTTTCGCCACCGCAGGCCAGAAAGCGGTCAAGGACTGCGGCGTCCACTGCGGCGAGCTTGTCAAGGCCGCGGCCCAGATAGCCGGCGGCAGCGGCGGCGGGAGCCCGACGCGGGCCCAGGCCGGCGGTAAAAACCCGGAGAAACTTGGCGAGGCGCTGGCTGCGGTGAGGGAAATCTTGGAGAAGAAGGCGGGACAGCACGTATGA
- the recA gene encoding recombinase RecA produces the protein MAKKTETDQEFKNKVAAVEHAVDQIEKQHGKGAIMRLGSATLEIDVPVIPTGSISLDMALGVGGLPKGRIVEIFGPESSGKTTLALHAIANVQKAGGIAVLIDAEYAFDALYAKNLGVDIDNLLVSQPDTGEQALEIADTLIRSGAVDIIVVDSVAALVPAAEIEGDMGDSHMGLQARLMSQALRKLTAILSKSKTCLIFINQLRMKIGVMFGNPETTTGGNALKFYSSLRLDIRRIAAIKDGDNVIGNRTKVRVVKNKVAPPFRDAEFDILYGKGISFAGDVIDLATANNIIEKSGTWLSYNGERLGQGRDKSRDFLEENKDIMAKIEKELREKLKTLGKKPAGDEGEKKEEKEEK, from the coding sequence ATGGCAAAAAAAACCGAAACAGACCAGGAATTTAAAAACAAGGTCGCGGCGGTTGAGCACGCCGTGGACCAGATCGAAAAGCAGCACGGCAAGGGCGCCATCATGCGCCTGGGCTCGGCAACACTCGAAATCGACGTCCCGGTGATCCCCACCGGATCCATCTCGCTCGACATGGCGCTCGGCGTGGGCGGCCTTCCCAAGGGACGCATCGTGGAAATCTTCGGGCCGGAATCGTCGGGAAAAACCACACTCGCCCTGCACGCGATCGCGAATGTGCAAAAGGCGGGCGGCATCGCCGTGCTTATCGATGCCGAATACGCCTTCGACGCGTTGTACGCGAAAAACCTGGGCGTCGACATCGACAACCTGCTCGTGTCGCAGCCCGACACCGGCGAGCAAGCGCTCGAAATCGCGGACACGCTCATCAGGAGCGGCGCGGTTGACATCATCGTGGTCGACAGTGTGGCCGCGCTCGTGCCCGCGGCCGAAATCGAGGGCGACATGGGCGACTCGCACATGGGCCTCCAGGCGCGGCTCATGTCGCAGGCGCTGCGCAAGCTCACCGCCATCCTCTCGAAATCCAAGACCTGCCTCATTTTCATCAACCAGCTGCGCATGAAAATCGGCGTCATGTTCGGCAACCCGGAAACCACCACCGGCGGCAACGCGCTCAAGTTTTATTCGTCGCTGCGCCTCGACATCCGCCGCATCGCCGCCATAAAGGACGGCGACAACGTGATTGGCAACCGCACCAAGGTGCGGGTGGTGAAGAACAAGGTGGCCCCGCCGTTCAGGGACGCCGAGTTCGACATCCTTTACGGAAAGGGAATCTCTTTCGCCGGCGACGTCATCGACCTCGCCACCGCGAACAACATCATCGAGAAAAGCGGCACCTGGCTCTCGTACAACGGCGAGCGGCTGGGACAAGGACGCGACAAGTCGCGTGATTTTCTCGAGGAAAATAAAGACATCATGGCGAAGATCGAAAAGGAGCTGCGGGAAAAGTTAAAAACACTGGGGAAAAAGCCGGCGGGAGATGAAGGAGAAAAAAAGGAAGAGAAAGAAGAAAAATAA
- a CDS encoding NUDIX domain-containing protein, with amino-acid sequence MPELLDVVDPSGTPLGRAKPRDAVHRDGDRHRTVHVWIVNKKSELLFQKRSLNRESFPGTWDVSSAGHVSSGDSPIRTAEKELCEELGIRAAAQELRLLFTIATSSVQHEGKFIDNEISDVFLLRQGIPVSGLSLQRSEVTGVRYFPINVLRRIAASPGPDFSPHPEEYRRLYDFLSAKEQGRKT; translated from the coding sequence ATGCCGGAACTCCTCGACGTTGTTGATCCCTCGGGAACCCCTCTCGGCAGGGCAAAGCCGCGGGACGCGGTCCATCGCGACGGCGACCGGCACCGTACCGTGCATGTCTGGATTGTCAATAAAAAAAGCGAACTGCTTTTTCAGAAGCGCTCCCTAAACAGAGAATCGTTTCCCGGGACATGGGACGTGTCAAGCGCCGGGCATGTCTCGTCCGGGGATTCTCCGATCAGAACCGCGGAAAAAGAATTATGTGAGGAGCTCGGGATCCGCGCCGCAGCTCAAGAGCTTCGCCTTCTGTTCACCATTGCAACTTCATCGGTGCAGCACGAGGGGAAGTTCATCGACAATGAAATAAGCGACGTATTTCTCTTGCGCCAAGGCATCCCTGTTTCCGGGCTTTCCCTGCAGCGCAGCGAGGTCACAGGCGTGCGGTATTTTCCCATAAACGTCCTTCGCCGGATAGCCGCATCGCCCGGCCCTGATTTCTCCCCGCATCCCGAGGAATACCGCAGGCTTTATGATTTTCTGTCGGCCAAAGAACAAGGCCGGAAAACCTAA